The following are encoded in a window of Solidesulfovibrio magneticus RS-1 genomic DNA:
- a CDS encoding PP2C family protein-serine/threonine phosphatase has translation MEAVPPVSLGAMLSLAFAVALMARGLVLRRLVLSAPAGEQPVRQFALEMGACLLGGLLTGLTMEASTGFPWAPGWKIVLGATAAGFYLGLEGALLRQREVVLRAREAGYDPVWRPKRLRSLSRRFLTVAATATVLLLGIFGLIWAGDVDWLSTLDRDPAVLAQARSSVIVEIAFVMAVLLLGAARLILLYAGNLKLLFNTITEGLARVRQGDLSVRLPLATSDEFGLIAAEANSMIEGLSHRLALLDALKVAEDVQRNLLPAAPPDIPGLDIAALSDYCDETGGDYYDFIETGPGRTAIVVADVAGHGVGPALLMASARATVRMAAAMYPDLGSVVSAVNSRVAEDVYGTGRFLTLFYLEIDVAARMLRWVRAGHDPAFVVQPGQEEATLLGGGGPPLGVVEGYRYVAESCPWPAGGLVFIGTDGIWETTGEGEGMFGKRRLVDLLRKNLGRPTAQVLEAVRHDLEAFSHDKPREDDITMAAVAFP, from the coding sequence ATTGAGGCCGTGCCCCCCGTGAGCCTGGGGGCCATGCTCAGTCTTGCCTTTGCCGTCGCCTTGATGGCCCGGGGGCTTGTCCTGCGCCGTCTGGTCCTGTCCGCGCCGGCCGGGGAGCAGCCTGTGCGCCAGTTTGCCCTGGAGATGGGCGCGTGTCTGCTCGGCGGTCTGCTTACCGGTTTGACCATGGAAGCCTCCACGGGCTTTCCCTGGGCTCCCGGCTGGAAAATCGTGCTGGGAGCCACGGCCGCCGGGTTCTACCTTGGCTTGGAAGGGGCACTTTTGCGCCAGCGTGAGGTCGTCTTGCGGGCCAGAGAGGCCGGTTACGATCCGGTCTGGCGGCCCAAGCGCCTGCGCAGCCTTTCACGGCGCTTCTTGACCGTGGCCGCCACGGCAACGGTGCTGCTTTTGGGTATCTTTGGCCTCATCTGGGCCGGCGACGTGGACTGGCTGTCCACCCTGGACCGCGATCCGGCCGTGCTGGCCCAGGCCCGGTCCTCGGTCATCGTGGAAATCGCCTTTGTCATGGCCGTGCTGCTGCTTGGGGCGGCGAGGCTGATCCTGCTCTACGCCGGTAACCTGAAGCTGCTGTTCAACACCATCACCGAAGGTCTGGCCCGGGTGCGCCAGGGCGACCTGTCCGTGCGTCTGCCTCTGGCCACTTCCGACGAATTTGGCCTTATCGCCGCCGAGGCCAATTCCATGATCGAGGGCCTTTCCCATCGCCTGGCCCTGCTTGACGCCCTCAAGGTGGCCGAGGACGTGCAACGAAACCTGTTGCCGGCCGCGCCGCCGGACATCCCGGGCCTGGATATCGCGGCCTTGAGCGACTACTGCGACGAGACCGGCGGCGACTATTACGATTTCATCGAAACCGGACCGGGCCGCACGGCCATTGTCGTGGCCGACGTGGCCGGCCATGGCGTGGGGCCGGCGCTGCTCATGGCCTCGGCCCGGGCCACGGTGCGCATGGCCGCCGCCATGTATCCCGATCTCGGTTCTGTGGTCAGCGCCGTCAATTCCCGGGTGGCCGAGGACGTGTACGGCACCGGCCGGTTTTTGACGCTGTTTTATCTGGAGATCGACGTGGCCGCCCGGATGCTGCGCTGGGTGCGGGCCGGGCATGACCCGGCCTTCGTGGTGCAGCCTGGCCAAGAGGAGGCGACGCTGCTTGGCGGCGGCGGGCCGCCTCTTGGCGTGGTGGAGGGCTATCGGTACGTGGCCGAGTCCTGCCCCTGGCCGGCCGGCGGACTGGTGTTTATCGGCACAGACGGCATATGGGAAACCACCGGCGAAGGCGAGGGCATGTTCGGCAAGCGTCGGCTCGTCGATTTGCTGCGAAAAAATCTCGGCCGGCCCACGGCCCAGGTGCTTGAGGCCGTGCGCCACGACCTGGAGGCCTTCAGCCACGACAAGCCCCGGGAGGACGACATCACCATGGCGGCGGTCGCGTTTCCCTGA